Proteins encoded by one window of Haliotis asinina isolate JCU_RB_2024 chromosome 6, JCU_Hal_asi_v2, whole genome shotgun sequence:
- the LOC137286366 gene encoding frizzled-4-like: MGTYLAVYVLLVVFLGPVLLTKVPGVATSEAVRTCEPIKFDMCKGQGYNVTGMPNLVDHKDQKDASLQLQTFTPLIQYGCSKKLKFFLCSVYLPMCTEKVLTPIGPCRPLCESVRKRCQPVLNEFGYPWPSALNCSKFPVRNDQNHMCMDGPAGEEDDYPGQPTRMRTETSSNYPPQHTLTHGSRNCQHYRHPKKYIYINRTERCALKCSEHDAFTTEDKFFADVWMAIWAGLCFVATLFTVLTFLIDSQRFRYPERPIIFLSMCYNIYSIAYIVRLIAGRQSISCDSTDTESQSDHGILIQEGLENTDCAIVFLLLYFFGTASSLWWVVLTFTWFLSAGLKWGHEAIQLHSSYFHLAAWAIPAIKTIVILVMRDVDADEITGICYVGNQNTNTLMGFAIAPLIVYLLVGTSFLVAGFVALFNIRKQVRGDGVKTDKLEVLMVRIGIFSVLYTAPATCVIGCLLYEYTNRASWYFADSTNTPNIEVFMLKLFMSLVVGITSGMWMWSAKTVSSWRNFGKKLFSRRKDRKNWEYAVPVHHYHQIPLKPSNNRTIRMQEKAKRNMNKSDNETVV, encoded by the coding sequence ATGGGCACTTACTTGGCAGTTTACGTGCTGTTAGTGGTCTTCCTGGGCCCGGTACTACTGACCAAAGTGCCCGGAGTTGCTACCTCGGAAGCTGTGAGAACGTGTGAGCCGATCAAGTTTGACATGTGCAAGGGCCAGGGGTACAACGTGACTGGCATGCCCAACTTGGTAGACCACAAGGACCAGAAAGATGCCAGCCTTCAGCTACAAACATTCACCCCTCTCATACAATACGGGTGCTCGAAGAAACTCAAGTTCTTCCTGTGTTCAGTGTACTTGCCCATGTGTACTGAGAAAGTTCTAACTCCGATCGGTCCCTGTCGACCTCTGTGTGAGAGTGTTCGGAAGCGCTGCCAGCCTGTTTTAAATGAGTTCGGCTATCCCTGGCCCTCGGCTCTCAACTGTTCCAAGTTCCCAGTCCGTAACGACCAAAACCACATGTGTATGGACGGTCCAGCAGGGGAGGAAGATGACTACCCAGGGCAACCCACGAGAATGAGGACCGAGACGAGTTCGAATTACCCCCCTCAGCATACTCTAACACATGGGTCAAGGAACTGCCAGCACTACAGACACCCCAaaaagtatatttatataaacaGGACAGAACGATGTGCTTTAAAGTGTTCGGAGCATGATGCCTTCACAACAGAGGATAAGTTTTTTGCTGACGTTTGGATGGCCATATGGGCCGGACTATGCTTTGTGGCCACCTTGTTTACCGTACTTACCTTTCTCATAGACTCTCAGAGATTCCGGTACCCCGAGAGACCTATCATCTTCCTGTCCATGTGTTACAATATCTACAGTATTGCCTACATTGTCAGACTTATTGCAGGACGCCAGTCTATATCCTGCGATAGTACCGACACAGAGAGTCAGAGTGATCACGGAATTCTCATACAAGAAGGACTGGAGAATACTGATTGTGCTattgtgtttttgttattaTATTTCTTTGGCACAGCCAGCTCGTTGTGGTGGGTTGTGTTGACGTTTACGTGGTTCCTGTCGGCGGGGTTGAAGTGGGGACACGAGGCAATCCAGCTGCACTCTAGTTACTTCCATCTGGCAGCGTGGGCCATCCCTGCCATCAAAACTATCGTCATCCTCGTCATGAGAGACGTTGACGCCGACGAGATCACAGGTATATGTTATGTAGGGAACCAGAACACTAACACACTGATGGGGTTCGCCATTGCACCCCTGATCGTCTACCTCTTAGTCGGAACGTCCTTCCTTGTGGCTGGGTTTGTGGCATTATTCAATATCCGGAAACAGGTGCGTGGGGATGGAGTGAAGACTGACAAGCTGGAGGTCCTAATGGTCagaattggcattttttcaGTACTGTACACTGCCCCTGCCACGTGTGTGATCGGGTGTCTGTTGTACGAGTACACCAATAGGGCCTCGTGGTATTTTGCTGACAGTACCAATACCCCCAACATTGAAGTGTTCATGTTAAAACTGTTCATGTCCCTTGTTGTTGGGATTACAAGTGGCATGTGGATGTGGTCAGCCAAAACAGTCAGTTCTTGGAGAAATTTCGGCAAAAAATTGTTTTCAAGGAGAAAGGACCGTAAAAACTGGGAATACGCTGTCCCCGTTCACCACTATCACCAAATTCCTCTGAAACCCTCGAATAACAGGACAATACGGATGCAAGAAAAAGCCAAGAGAAATATGAATAAGTCTGACAATGAAACTGTGGTGTAG